Below is a window of Deltaproteobacteria bacterium DNA.
TGCTGATCGCGCTGCTTTTGGGCACAGCTATCCATTTTATCCTGGGTTATAGTGGATACATCCCGGAGTTCAAAGCACCATCCTTTGAGATGTCCCTGTGTATACCGGTTTTTTCCGTCGACTTCCTTAAAACCCTGCCGCAGAGTATCCAGTACCTTCCTATTGCCATCCCCTTCGGCATCATGACCATCATCGGGGGGATCAACAATACCGAGAGCGCGCGTCTTGCAGGCGATAAATATCGAACGAGGGATATCCTGTTGACCGAGGCGTTCACCTCTTTGATTGCCGCATTCTTCGGCGGCGTTGCACAGACCACACCCTACATCGGCCACCCGGCGTACAAGAAGATGGGCGCCACCTACTGGTACACGCTCTTAACCGCCCTCTTTATCGGCATCGCTTCAGTGATCGGCTTACTTTCCCTGATCGTGGGCCTCATCCCCAGAGCCGTGCTGGCTCCCATTTTTATCTTTATCGGTTTTGAAATTGTCCATCAGGCCTATAAAGAGGCGCCCGAAGCCCATTCGCCCGCCGTGAGCCTGAGCTTTATGCCGGTTATCGCTAACCTCGTGATCATCATTCTCGGCCAGTTCCTGAGCGCTATGGCCATCACGCCCGACATGCTCCCGCCGCGTTTACAGGTAATGCATCAGTCCCTTACCGTGCTCAGCAACGGCTTTATCCTCACCGCTCTGCTGTGGGGAAGCATGCTGGCCTTTTTGATCGACCGTAAGCCGCGGCTCGCCTTTCTGTGCACCTTCACCTGCGCCCTGTTAACCCTATTTGGTTTCATCCATTCAGTGCTGCCCACGGGAGAGGTCTACCTGCCCTGGGGGGTTGCATCCCAGGCTCATTACACCATTGCCCTGGCCTATCTTCTGCTCTCCGGCGTCTTCCTGACCCTCACCAGGAAAACGTCAGTATAAAGACTCAATCCCCCTCCTCTTATCTCATTCAAAATGTAAGTATTATCCTGATGGAATCCTTATAAATAATTAGCATTGTGTTTATATTGAAATTGACCTAGTGTAAAAGCTGTAACATATCTCCTCTATTCACATTTAGAAAATATAATCTCACTTCTTTCCTCAATTCTCACAGTACGTTATAAGATTTCTCCCTAGGGATTGCTGCATATGTTTTTAAAAAAACTTTTGAAGAGGGATATGATCACCGCGAGAGGTGTGCTCTTCACGAAAATTGAGCTGCCCGGAAATGACATTGTTGTTCCGTTTATTTGCCGGAAATGCGGTACTTGCTGCATGACCTACATCCCGAGGATGCCGGCGGAAGATTTAGTGACCATTTCCCGGTATTTAAAATGGTCACCAGAAGATTTGATTAGCCGTCATACAGAAGTTTACCTGAAAAGACTACGAGGCAAGCCGGAGACCTGCATATTCCTCAACGATGAAAAACTCTGCAGGATTTATAAACACCCCCTCCGTCCCGACGTTTGCCGGCTCTATCCTTTTTCCTTTGGTGGTACGGACGCTGATTGCTCGGCGTATCGTGAGCATACCCGGGTTGCTGAGATCCTCCTGATGAACGAAAAGTCTTTTGAGATTTATGATGCAAGTTTCTGTCCCAATCGGGATGTCCGATTAATCCCTGACTCGAAATGGCCGGAAATCTTTCGGAAATTGAGACTATCAAATGCGTCAAGAGAGATGGTAAGAAAGTTTTTAATTATGAACGATGCACCTCTCAGTTTCGTGATTAGGTATTCGGTGCATTGAAGACAGGAAAAACAAACAGATAATGACCTTATGACTATCAACTGTCAATCATCATTTTGTTACGTACAGCAAGTCATATTCAGCAAAAAAGATATGGGATAAATAGATATTGGCAAATTAACTGGTATGGTATCCCCGGATTTGTCCCCAGATTTTGTAGGTTTTGTCAGATTTTTGAAGGCGCTGATTGAGGATGCATCACAATGAATAAGACGTCAAAATCTTCACCTCCTGTGGTCTTTCCCTCTCAAACGGGTAAGGAATCCCAAACAAAATATGAACCCACTCGTCCCCGTGGCGGTTCATCGTGGCCCGTCGTTGCTGCCGTTATCCTTACGGTGATCTTCGTTATCTACGGCATTGTTTATTATGTGATGAATTCTGAACCTTACAAACTCTCAGAGTCTTTCATCCGCCAGAATCAGGCAATCAAGGCTGAGATCGGAGAGGTGGACAAATGCGATCCGTGGTTCCCTATAGAAATGCCTCCCATCGGCCGCGAAGAGAATGCCATGTTCACCTTTGACGTCATTGGAAAAAGCAAACAGATAACAGAAGTTTCCGTGTATCTGCAAAAAAGACAGAATCGGTGGCGTATCGTTTCTGCCTACTACAAAGACCGCCAGGGGTTTACGAAGCCTCTCATGGAGGAAAGTCGTTCTCCCACAGAGAAATCCTTAGGATCTCCCGGCGCTGTCAATAAATGAAAAGCTGTTACGAAAGCCCCAAAAGCGGCTTTTTTAGAAATCTCGTTTCATCATCGCATGATACAGCCCCAAAGAATTCATGAATTGAACCATTAACCCATCAGGGGCGGTCGCTATATCCATTACTGGCGCCACATATCCCTGTTCATTTCCGTTACCTGCCATTCCGCATCCCTTCAGCGTCACCTGCCGAAACGTGTCCCAAAATCCCTCTATCAATATCGAAGTGAATCAGTGACGCTAAGAAAACGTCACACATGGTGGCTCATGAAGGGTCATCGCCAATATTTTTTACTTTTCGTAATATATCGGCTGTCAAGATTAGTAGGTTCACAAGAGCTTGGCTATATTAATATTTGATCAAGACCAGTCTTACTGATAGCAAATACAACTGTTCACATTTGGTTATCGGAGCAGCTTATTGACTTCGGGATGAAAGCTACAACGACCGCGCAGCTCTTTTTTGTACCTACAATATTTGAGTATATCTTCCTGAAATCAAGCATAAGCTGAATTTGA
It encodes the following:
- a CDS encoding MFS transporter, encoding MKRVSTFNQNRFWGETTAFLALFLDNLGVLIFMSSILMLTFNYPADIIMTRMIPGTAIGVFFGDLVYTYMAIRLRKKTGRNDVTAMPLGLDTPSSLGLVYAVLGPAYIATHDAELTWHIGIATLFMIGIVKVITSFFGGWLQRIIPTAGLLGSLAGVGLLLLGFLPLIEIFNEVVVGMVALGIIFAVLLGKMQFPGRIPGVLIALLLGTAIHFILGYSGYIPEFKAPSFEMSLCIPVFSVDFLKTLPQSIQYLPIAIPFGIMTIIGGINNTESARLAGDKYRTRDILLTEAFTSLIAAFFGGVAQTTPYIGHPAYKKMGATYWYTLLTALFIGIASVIGLLSLIVGLIPRAVLAPIFIFIGFEIVHQAYKEAPEAHSPAVSLSFMPVIANLVIIILGQFLSAMAITPDMLPPRLQVMHQSLTVLSNGFILTALLWGSMLAFLIDRKPRLAFLCTFTCALLTLFGFIHSVLPTGEVYLPWGVASQAHYTIALAYLLLSGVFLTLTRKTSV
- a CDS encoding YkgJ family cysteine cluster protein, which encodes MITARGVLFTKIELPGNDIVVPFICRKCGTCCMTYIPRMPAEDLVTISRYLKWSPEDLISRHTEVYLKRLRGKPETCIFLNDEKLCRIYKHPLRPDVCRLYPFSFGGTDADCSAYREHTRVAEILLMNEKSFEIYDASFCPNRDVRLIPDSKWPEIFRKLRLSNASREMVRKFLIMNDAPLSFVIRYSVH